The sequence TTCCGGGACGCCATCGCCGAAGCCCTCGGGCAGGAGATGGACCGCGACGAGACCGTTTTCCTCCTCGGCGAGGACATCGCCCAGTTCGGCGGCTCGTTCAACACCA comes from bacterium and encodes:
- a CDS encoding alpha-ketoacid dehydrogenase subunit beta — encoded protein: MRTLLFRDAIAEALGQEMDRDETVFLLGEDIAQFGGSFNT